DNA sequence from the Cohnella herbarum genome:
TATCGTTGAAGCCCATCAGGGCAGCGTTGAAATGTCTAGCATCCCACAAGTAGAAACGGCGTTCCGCATCAGATTGCCTAAGCAAAGAACGAATGTAGATGAGCCGTGATTTTTCCGAAATTAACACCGTGTTGATTAATGATCAATGTGTTTACTATAATGAGGGAGCAACTTCATTCGTTTATTGAGGAGCTACCCTAATGTCGGAAAAAATAGATCGCAGAAAAGCGAGAACAAAACAGCTTCTTCATGAAGCGCTTATTATACTCATTCAGGAGAAAGGTTCGGATGGGGTTACCGTGACGGATATTACGAACCGGGCGGACATTAACCGCGGAACGTTCTATCTGCACTACCGGGACGTCGCCGACATGCTCGAGCAATGGAAAGAAGAAGCGTTCGAGCATATCCGAAGCCTAGTACGCCAATTGGACGTTATGGAGCTTAGGGAATACGCCCAGAGAGACGAACCCTATCCGAAAATGGTATCGATATTCGAAGAAATTGCGCGTAATGCCCCTTTTTTCAAAACCATGTTCGGTCCCAAGGGCGACCCGGCTTATATGACTCAGTATAGGGAATTAATGATCAGCCACATATTCGGCAAAATGGACTATTATAAGCCCACTCGGGAAGGTCTTCTCGTGCCGCTCGACTACTTGATCGCGTATATTTCCTCCGCCAATCTCGGAGTGGTCATGCACTGGATTCAGACGGACTTTCAACAATCCCCCCAAGAAATCGGCCACATTCTATCACGCATCTTCAATCATGGGCCGCTCGCCTCTATGGGGTTGAAGTGAGGTCTTACTCGGAAAATAATAAAACAGACTCCCCGCCTAAGCGAAAGGGAGTCTGTTTCTATTTAAGCTTAAAACTATCTGCCGCGGGATGATCCGCGTCCGCCACGACCGCCGCCGCCCGAAGGCCCTTTCGGGCCTTTGAAGCTGCCGCCTTTGGCTCCGCCGCCGCCGAATCCGCTGCCGCTCCGGGCTCCGGACGAGCGCCCGCCGCCAAAGCTGCCGCCGCGCTCTTCGGTCTTGCGACCGCCCTTGGCTCCGCCGGTATTAAACCCGCCTGCTCCGGAACGACCGCCGCCGCCATAACCGCCGCCGCGGCTTTCGCCATTGCGATCGAACTTGGCGTTCTCCGCCGCGCGTTCCGCCAGCCGCTCGGACGAATTCCGTCTGCTCGACCCGCCCGCGCCGCTAGGGCGTCCCGTTCCGCGTTCATCCGCGGAACGTCCGAACCCGGCGCGCCCGCCTACCGCGCGATCGGAACCGCCAGCGCGACCCGCTCCCGCCGAGCGGCCAAATCCGCCGCGATCGCCAGCAGGCTTACGCCCAGCCCCGCCGCCGACTCTGCCTCTGCCGCCGGATGCTCCGCCGCGTTCACCGCGATCGCTGAACGTAAACCCGATCGCTTCGTCCGATGCCGAAGCCGCTGCCGCCGCGCTTACCGTAGACCTGCTGCTGCGCCCAGCTTTCTCGGCATCGCGGCTCTGCCCGCGATCGACCCACTCGCCCGTGCTCGAGCGGTTGCCCATGCCGGGCTTCGCAACCGCCGCGCCGCGCCGCTTGTCCCCGCCGCGTCCACCGGCCGCGCCGTATGCTTTATCGCCGCCGCGAGCCTTACTGCCTCCTATGCTGCGGCCTTTCGCCGCGCCCGCGCTGCTCCCGCGCGAACGACCGCCGCCGCTTCCCGCACGGCCAAGCCCGCCGCTGTTCCGCGGCCCTTCCAGTCCGCCGCCGCCAAGAGGGGCTCCTTCTTCGCTCCGGCGTTCCATGATCATCTGAATGCCGTCTTCGATATCCGCCAACTCCCGGCGATCCTTAGGAGAAATCAGCGTGATCGCCAGACCCTTTTCTCCCGCGCGCCCCGTACGGCCAATCCGGTGAATATAGCTCTCCACGTCTAGCGGAACGTCGTAGTTGAACACGTGGGTGACGCCTTCGACGTCCAACCCGCGCGCCGCAACGTCCGTTGCCACCAATAGCTGCAGCCTCGCGTCGCGGAACCGCTTCATGACTTGCTCCCGCTTCATTTGCGACAGATCGCCGTGCAGTTCGTCCGAAGAGTAGCCCATTTCCTGCAAAGCCACGTTTAACGTATTCGCCCGCCGCTTCGTCCGGCAGAAAATAATGCTCAAATAAGGCTGGGTCTCCTCCAGCAGCTTCACCAACGTCGCTTGCTTCTCCCGATCCGACGTTTCCACGACCCATTGCCGAATATCCTTCACGGTCACGCGCTCGCTCTTCACCGTTACGTGCTGCGGATTCCGCAGAATCCGTCCGGCCATCTCGCGGATCGAAGCCGGCATCGTAGCGGAGAACAGCATCGCCTGCTTCTTGTAAGGCGTATGACGCAGAATGTCCTCGACTTCCTTCAGGAAGCCCATATGAAGCATCTGATCCGCTTCGTCCAATACGAGCATTTTCACGCCGTCCAGCTTAATCGTTTCCCTGCCCAGATGATCGAGCAGCCTGCCGGGAGTCGCGACGATGATATGCATATCGCCCTTCAGCTTGTGCAGCTGTGCCTCTACGTCTTGACCGCCGTATACGGCCAGCACTTTGATCCCGTCTTCGCGCGTCAGCAGCTTCTTGATCTCCGCCGTGATCTGAATCGCCAGCTCCCGCGTTGGCGTCACGATCAAACCTTGTACCTGCGCCACGTCCGTCCTGATCTTATCCAGCATCGGCAACACGAACGCCAACGTTTTCCCCGTACCCGTCTGCGCTTGGCTGATCACGTCATGTCCGGCCTTCACGATCGGAATCGTTTCCTCCTGTACCGGCGTCGGCGTTACGATTCCCATCTCTTTCAGTATCGCAACCCGGCCTTCTGACACGCCTAATCCCGCAAAATCCGTCACTTGATCCACTCCATCCTCTTAATCCAAACCCAAGTCGGCTTCCCTAACTCATCCGATTCTTAGTCATTACCCCCTATCTTACCACATCCAACCGATTCGCATGTAACTAAAAGACACCCCACGATGGCCGCGAGGTGTCCGGTAGTGTTCGTTCATGCAGTCGTATCCTTATCGCCGGCTTACGACGGCTTGTAATAAATGATCCCAACCAACGTGTTTCCTTCGATCAGATTGTCGACAAGAACGGTAAGCCGGAACCCCCACTCCGGGCTTTCGCCCGTTGCGGTAATCCCCCCGCCTACAGGGGGTTGCTCCTCGTACTTGTAACCTTTTTCCTTAATGTAATCGCGATAGGGTTGGATCGCTTCTTCGACGGACTTCTTCGTGCTGAAGCCGATATCGAAGTAAACGCCCCCCGGTTCCGGCTTTTCTTCTTTATAGTACCTAATATTAGATGCGTCATCCGCCAAAATAGGAAGATCCTGAGGATAATCGGACGGAATCGTCGCTTCGTTGTCCACGACTTCCTGCGAAACTTGCGCTTCTTCCACGGCCTTCTCGATTTCCGCGCCGAGAGCGGCCGCATTATCCTTCTTCCCGCCGCAGCCGGCAAGAACCGACAGTAGAACAACACATCCCATGAGAAGCAGCGAAATCCTTAGCCTGCTCATCTGCTCACCCCGTTCGTTTTTCCATAACAAGGTAAATCATAGCATGACGGCCTGACCTCGGATATTATACGAAAGTTGTATTTTACTTACGCGGGAACGAACAATACGCTGCCGCAAAACTCGCATTCCCTCGATCGTCCCGGAATAACCGACGAAGTCGATCCGCATCCCGTACAAGTGACGGATTGAGCGGTAAGACCGGATGCCGCGGCCTGTTCGGTCAGGATGATCTGCTCTCTTGTCGCTTCGTTCGGTCGTCCCGTCGAAGTCGCGGCCGAAGTCGGATCCGTCGCTCTGCGACTACCCAACGTAACCACTTGGGCTACCGGGTCGAACCTGGCATCCGGCAATCTGTGAGATGCGATCATGTACGTTAAATCCTGGGTCACGTTACGCCGGCTCACCCCCGTTAATTCAGAAATGCGGCTAACGGACTCAATTCCCTGCGCGGTCGTAAGATGATAATACATATTGTACAGATTTTTCATTTTCTTCTCTCTCGTCGACCCGAGAATGTAGAAGATCACTCCGGGAAGACCCAGAAAGATCCCAAAAACCACGACCATAGGAATAATGTCGTCCGATCCGGTTGACGATGCGAAAGTAATCAACAAGATTAGCCCATAGAGAATCATAAAAGAGTGCCCGACCACCCCATAATCCTTCGCTCTCAAATGATTATATTTATAATGCGTCGCGAACCGGATGATTAGCAAGATGATTCCTACCGGAAAAAATACTAACATGGAAATAAGAACGATAGCGGTATGAATCTTAGGTTTGTCTATAGCCAAGGTGCGATCCCTCTCTTATCCCTTCAATTGAATGAGCTTCTGGTTTCTTCTTGCGATTAGATTCCCGATCTCTTGAATTTGCCTGCCGATCCGTTCGGATTGCCCGTTCGCTTCCGCCGCCTTCTTCAGACCGTTAATCTCTCTCGCCAACAACTGAACTTGATTCAGTACGTCGGCTTCCGTATCGGCAAGCGAAGGATGGGACGTCGGATCGCTGTAGCGGACTTTCTCGTCCAAATTCGCAACGTCTTTCGAAAGGCGAGAGCTCGCCTCGTCATTCCAACCTTCCAGCTCCTGCTTAATCGAGAGCAGCGAATCGCGCACTTCAGGGACCCACTGTATGGAGGAAGACGAGGGGTCGCCATCCTGTTGCTCCGAATGCCTGACGTACAGCGTCACTAAACTCGCCATAATGGCCGCTATCGCTAAGGCAATGAAATGCAGAAGAACGTAGGAAGTCGTCGACACGTCGAGCACCAACGAGAAGACGATAATGAATACGATAACGACGATCAAATACAGTCCGGCGATCGCGCTGAACGCGAGGTATCCGGGAATGAGTCCGCTCGATCGTTTCCCTTGGGACAAATAGTGGAGCACCAGCCCGTAGATCGCGGTTTCCGCCAAGAGCAAAGCTAATGACGAAAGCCAAGTATGGCTAGTCCGCGAGTACGGCGCAACGGCCAAAAACACGACCGCGAGGGTAATCAATATGCCGAGCGCGTAAATGAGGGTCACAACGCGCGCGTAATCCCTTTGCTTATCCATGTCGCTCCTCCTACTCGATTAATTTATTGCCGCATTCCAGACAAAACTTCTGCCCGGGCTTAATCTCATGCTGGCATTGTCCGCATTTCAGAATCATGCTCGTCCCGCAGTTCATGCAGAACTTGCCTGCGGGATCGACCAACTCGCCGCAGTTGTGGCAAGGGTTCCCTCCGATCGCATGTCCGCACTTCACGCAGCTTGCCGCATCCGCCGCGTTGTCGGCCCCGCATTTGGCGCAGGCGTTATTCGGATCGCCGCAATGCAGACAGAACTTGGCGCCAACGGGAAACGACTTGCCGCAGGCGTTGCATTCCACATCCGTAACCGATGGAGCCGCTGCTGCCGCCGCCAGGAAATGATGCCCGCAGGAAGCGCAGAACTGCGATTCCTGTCTATTCAGCGTCTGGCATTTCGGGCATGGCTTATTATAAGCCGCAGCAACTTGAGCGACCGGAGCCATATTTAACTGTCCGGCTAACCCCGACATCTGATTGCCGACGACTCCTCCGATCCCGAAGCCCATGCCCAGCCCGATCCCCGCTCCCATGACGCCCGCGCTTGCGCTGCCTTCGTTCCTCGCGGCGCCTTCCAGCGTATCGAACGTTCGCTCCTGTTGATACGTATAACCCAGAATATCCATTTCCGCCTTCTTGGCGAGCGCTTCCTTTAATCTAGTCGTCGCCGGGTCATCATCCGGGATATTGATCGAATCCATGAAGAAATTAAGGATTCGGATGCCGTATTCCAAGAACACCGGACCGATCCGCTCTTCGATATGTTTGGAGATCTCCGATATGTACGCGTTAATCTCGAGAATGCTAATCTTCTTGAATATTAAGTACGAGGAGATCAACTCTTTGATGTTCATCATCAACAATCCGCGAAAATGCCTCGTCATCGCGTCCTTATCGAATACCGGGATCGTACCGATCAGCTTCAGGAGGAACTTCCGGGTATCCTCGATCTGCAATCCGAATTGCCCGAAGGAACGGACGGATACGATGATTTGATATTTCGGGTCTTGCAGCTGCAGGGGCGTCGCGGTTCCCCACTTGACGTCCAGGGAGTTGATCTTGTTGACGTACCACACTTCCGCGGTGAACGGAGAACGTCCTCCGAACGGAAGATTAACGATCGTTTGCAGACCGGGTATATTTTGCGTGCTTAACGTGTGCCTACCCGCTCCGAATAGGTCCAACGCTTTGCCGCCTTTGAACAGAACAGCCTCCTGCGTTTCATGTACGATTAATTGCGTCCAAGTTCCAAGCTCTTGCTCGGGATATTTCCATGCGTATACGTCCGCAGGTCCATCATATTTGACGACTTCAACGATTGCCATTTACGTTCGCGCCTCCTCTTATGACTAACGAACCGAAACTTCTGGTTCGAATTTACTATTTTCTACGAGATTCTGCCTATTTCGACTCTATTTTCTATTCTACGTTTAATAAAATTTTCCTTTGAAGCATTTCCCATTAGAGTAAAAGTTTTTTGTTTACCTTTGAAAATAGGGAGAAAAACGGCAAACAACCCGAAATCTCCCCTTTTCGGGAAGGTTACGGGTTTGTGCACGTATAAAGAGACCGCCTTCGACCATCCTAGTTAAAGAACAAACCAAACTTCGGTTCCGCGAAGGAGGTGAAATACGCAATGGCTAAAGATGTTCTATGCGAAGTGAATTCATGCAAGCATTGGGCGCCGGGAAATGCTTGTAACGCTTCTTCGATCTACGTCGTGAACAACCGCAACAAGCAAGCTTCCCATTCGGAAGAAACGGATTGCAAAACGTTCGAATCGAAAATTTAGGCTGTGCGCTCACACATCCTGCAAGGCGAAGGCATCCGCTCGGATGCCTTTTTGAACGTTTCAAAGGATTATTAAACTCGATTATTTCGAGTAATTCGTCCGTATTTGGATCTACGGCGGAAAGTTACTCGATTATTTCGAGTAATTCGTCCGTGTTTGGCGCTGCGGCGGAGAGTTACTCGATTATTTCGAGTAATTCGTCCGTGTTTGGCGCTGCGGCGGAGAGTTACTCGATTTTTTCGAGTAATTCATCCGTGTTTGGCGCTGCGGCGGAGAGTTACTCGATTATTTCGAGTAATTCGTCCGTGTTTGGCGCTGCGGCGGAAAGTTACTCGATTTTTTCGAGTAATTCGTACGTGTTTGGCGCTGCGGCGGAAAGTTACTCGATTTGCGGCAATAACCGCCAATTCTTGTTCCCTTGTATTGTATCCAACATTGAGAACTATTATCACTCATCGCATTTTATTGTTAGCGATACTTGCGCTGAAACTCGGCGATCGCCGAGAAATGCTCCGGCAACTGCGCCAATAAGCCCTTATAGATGTTAAGCAACTCGCGATACAGCTCCGTATTCCGCAAGTTCGGCTCTACGCGCTCCGCGATCGGCATCCATTCCTTCGCTTGGCTCCAATCGCGAATTTCCCCTAGCCCTTGCATGGCGATAATCGCCGCGCCTAGCGCCGAAGCCTCCGTCACCCGCGGCACTTGGACTTCCTGCCCCAGCATGTCCGCGAGCATCTGCCGCCATAACGGCGATTTCGCGAAGCCGCCCGAAGCCCGCACCTCGCGCGCGGGTCCGGCAAGCTCCTTCAGCACGTCGGCCACCGACAGCACCGCAAGCATCACGCCTTCTAGGCCAGCCCGGATGAAATGCTCCTGCCGATGGCCCAGATTCGTCCCGAAGAACGTACCGCGCGCTTCGGAGTTGTAGATCGGAGACCGTTCGCCGGTCAGGAACGGAAGGAACATCAAGCCCTCCGCTCCCGGCTTCACCTGCGACGCCACCTCGAGTAGCCTCTCATAGGTTAACTGCTCATTGCCTGCCGCGAACATGGAATCCCGCAGCCACTGCAGAACAAGCCCCCCGTTATTGGTCGCTCCGCCGATGACGTAGGAGGAATCGCCGGCATGATAACAGAACGACCGATGCCTCTCGTCCGTTAGCGGCTTGTCCGTCATCATCCGTACCGCCGCGCTCGTTCCGATGGTTACCGCCATTTCTCCTACGCCGATCGCGCCGACTCCCAGATTCGCAAGAGGTCCGTCGCTCCCCCGAGGAAAAACGGCGTTTCGCGGTTTACTCCCATCTGCTCGGCATAACTCGTTGCCATGCCTTGCAATCTATACGTTCCCGGCCGCAAAGCCGACAATCTCCCGGCATCCAATCCTACGATTGTTAGCGCCTCTTCGTCCCATTCCAACGTATCCAACGCCAAGAGACCCGTCCCCGAGGCAAGCGCGTGATCTACGACCCATTCTCCGTACAGATGGTAGAGCACGTATTCCTTGATCGATACGAACTTGGCCGCGCCGGACCATACTTCCGGAAGATGGTCCCTGATCCACAGCAGCTTCGGGAGAGGAGACATCGGATGAATCGGCGTGCCCGTACGGCGATACACTTCTATCCCGCCGAGCCGATCGCGAATCCCTCGCGCCTCCATCTCGCTTCTCCCATCCGCCCATGTTATGCTTCGCGTCAACGGGCGACCGCCCGCATCCACCGCGATGACCGAATGCATGGCCGAGCTCATTCCTAGGGCAGCCACGTCCGAGCTCTTCAACCCGCTGCGATCCAGCGCCCCTCTTACGCTCTGAACAACAGCCGCGGTAATCAGATCCGGCTCTTGCTCCGCCCAACCGGGCCGCTCCTGAATGAGCGGATACTCCACGGCGAAGCTGCCGAGCATGCTCCCTCCCGCTCCGAACGCAACGCTTTTCGTACTGGTCGTTCCGATGTCGATACCGATAATGGCTTTTCCGTTTTGCATGATTCGTCACTCCCGCCAGCCTGACTTCTACTGCTACATAGCTGTTATACCATATCGGCTCCGACCGCCGCCACAAGTGCGATCGACTTCGTCCTTTCATCGTTTATCTAAAAATAGTGCACTTTAAGTGCTAAAGTTAATACACTGGCGCTGATTGTAAGATGAAAACGTAATCAGGAAACACTGAAGTTCAACAAGATTAGGGGGAATCAAACAATGATTAATAAGAAAAGAAAGCTGTCGACGATCCTTGCGAGCATAACGGTCCTTGCGACGACCGTGGGATTGCTCAGCGGCTGCGGCAGCTCCGACAACAACGGGGAAACCGGCAAAGACGGCACGAAAAACGTAACGCTAACGATGGTCGTATCCGGAAACAAAGCCGCGGACGGCCAAGATTTCGAACTAGACGTCCTTCCTAAAATGGTTAACGAGAAGTTCCCGAACATTAAACTGGAAGTACAGAAGCTTCCGGACGATCAGTACAACACCTCCATTAAGACGAAGCTTGCCGCAGGCGAAGCGCCCGACTTCTTCCGTGTATGGCCGAGAATGGGCTCCGCGGCCAGCATTATCGATCTTTCCAAAGCGGGCTATCTTGCGGATCTATCGGACTTGCCTTTCATGAGCAACATCACGGACGGCGCAAGAGAAGACATGTCGAACGACGGCAAAGTATACGGAATCGCCAAAGGCATCGACATGCTGGGAACGTATTACAACAAAGACCTGTTCGCGCAAGTCGGCATTACCGAAATCCCGCAAGACTGGGAATCGTTCCTTGCCGCTAGCCAGAAGCTGAAGGACGCAGGCATTACGCCGATCGTCATGGGCGATAAAGATCCATGGTGGATTCAATTCGGCGCTTACCAATTAGCGGCGAACACGGTTTACTCGGCCGACAAGGATTTCGACCTCAAGCTTCAAACCGGAGAAAAGAAATTCACGGATCCGACTTGGGTTAAGGCGATCTCGATGTACAAGGAACTGTACGACAAAGGGTACATCGCGAAGAACACCCTAGGGCTGGGCGGCCCTCAAGCTACGCAAATGTTCATCGACGGCAAAGCGGCCATGATCTTCGACGGAACTTGGGATTACCCGACTTTAACGGCTCAAGGCGCAGCGAGTTTCGAACGCGGGTTCTTCCCGCTTCCAGGCAATGAGAAAGGCCAACCGGTATGGCAGGCGGTCTCGACGGCGGCAGGCTGGGCGGTTAACGCGAAAACCGATCACTTGGAAGAGGTTAAGCAAGTATTGAACTACTGGTTCGACAGCGAATCCGACTTGTTCAAAGAGTGGGTTAAGCTAAATCCTTCGATCAGCGCGTTTAACGGCGTTCCGTTGAACAACGATCTTTACAAAGAATCTTACGAGCTCTATCAATCCAGCGGCAACTCGAGCTACTTCGCGAATCAAATGTGGCCGAACGGCGTAGCCGATACCCTTCAGGTGAAATTCGGCGAAATCATCGGCGGTCGCAAAACGACTCCGGAAGACGTCGCGAGCGCGATGCAAGCCAAGTTCGACGAGCTTTGGAAGAAATAATCCGTCATCACTAGATTCGAATCAGGGGGACCCGACAAGGTCCCCTTCCCATTCGATATAGAAAGGAATTCACGGCATGAATTCAGCGGTATTGAAAAAAACGATGTACTGGTTCGTTGTGCCCGCTTTGACGATGTATCTGGTGTTTTGGATTTATCCGATCTTGAGGCTGTTCCAATACAGCTTTTCCGATTACAACGGTTTCGTCCAGGATTTTAACTATGTCGGGTTCGACAACTTTTCGCAGATCTTCAAGGACGGCGTAGCCGGAACTTCCCTTACCAACACATTGATCTATACGTTAGTTTTCGTCGTTTTCAGCAACTTAATCGCTTTGGGTTTGGCATTTCTCCTGAATATGAAAATTCGAGCCACCGGCCTGTATCGTACAGCTGCATATGTTCCGACTTTGTTCAGCGCGATTGTCGTTGGTTTTATATGGAGTTACGTTTATATGCCGGATAGCGGCTTGATCGCGACCGTATTAAGCTGGTTTGGTTTCGACGGTGCGAATCTTAACCTGCTAGGCAACTACGATTCCGCGTTATACGCGATCACCACGGTCGATATTTGGAAACACATCGGAACAAGCACGGTCATTTTCCTTGCGGGATTGCAGACCGTACCGGTCGATCTCGAAGAAGCCGGGAAAATCGACGGAGCGAACGCCTGGAAAATCACCCGGTTTATCCGTCTTCCGTTGCTGGCAACCTCCATCACGATTAACTTAACGCTTAGCGTCATCAACGGTTTGAAAGCTTTCGACTATTCTTTCATCATGACGAACGGCGGACCGGGGCGGGCGACGAGCACGCTGCTATTCGAAATATTCCGGATGGCGTTCCGCGAGCAACAGTACGGCAAAGCTTCCGCGTTGGCCGTCATCTCCTTCGCCCTTATTATCGTCATAACGTCGTTCTTCGTTCTGAAGCTGAATAAAAGGGAGGTATCGGCATGAGCGGCACCTTGAAAAAAACACTCACCCATGTCGGAATCTCCCTTGTCCTCCTGCTGAACGTGCTGCCGCTTCTCATCGCTCTATCGAGCTCGTTCCGCTCGGTTAAGAACATGACCAATCCGTTGCAGCTGTTCAGCGAGTTCTCGCTGGAAAGTTACCGGGTCGCCTTCACGAAGATGCACTTCATGCAAGCGCTAGGCAACAGTTTAATGCTGACGATTATTTCCGTCGTCGTAGTCGTGCTCTTCACGTCGATGGCGGCCTATCCGATCGCCCGGATCAATAACCGGCTCAGCAAAGTATTGTACTTGTTCTTCCTATGCGGTCTCGTCGTTCCGAGTCAAATGGTCATTATTCCGATCGTTCAGACGATCCAAGGACTCCATATTCCGAGCTCTCAATATACTCCGATCCTGATGTTCATTACGTGCAGTATCCCGTTTTCTTCTTTCTTGTACACCGGGTTTATTAAGAGCAGCATCCCGATCGAGGTTGAAGAATCCGCTCTGATCGACGGAGCCGGATTGCTCCGCAGGTTCTGGCAAATCGTATTCCCGCTCTTGCTGCCCGTAACGGTATCCGTCGTGATTACGCAAGGCGTATGGATATGGAACGATTACTTCTTTAATATGATCTTCATTTCCAAGGCCGCGGAATCTCCGTTACCGCTTGCGATGCTCGGCTTCATGGGGGATCAGACGAACCCGACCGCATGGAACGTTCTGTTCGCGGCATGTTTCCTCTGCGCGCTTCCGCTGCTCGTGATTTTCGCATTCTTGCAGAAGTACTTTATCGGCGGACTTACCGTCGGTTCGGTCAAAGGTTGATTTATGCAGCATTAAGACGAAAGAACAGGCCCGAGTGTCAGGCCTGTTCTTTTTGTTTCGCTATGGTTTGCCTGTATTCTTCCGGCGTCTGACCGGTCAGCTTCTTAAATACGCGAAAGAAATATTTGCTGTTGTCGAACCCCAGCGTTTTGGCGATTTTATACACTTTATCGTCCGTGTTTTCAAGATACGCTTTGGCGTTGTCGATTCGGACCTGATTCACGTAATCGGAAAAGTTGACTCCCGTTTTCTCCTTGAACAAATAACTGCAGTAACTCGGATTGATGAAGAACAGAGACGAAATCTTTTCGAGAGTCAGTACCTTGTTGTAATTGTTCCGAATGTAAGACCTGATGTTATCGACGACGTGCTCGGACGAATAAACGTTCTGCTCGTTCATCATTTCCGCGATGTTGGGCAGAACCGTCAATAAGTGAGCCTTGATCGCTTCGATGTCGAAAATGCCGGATAGAGCCGATTCGAAGCTCGAGGACGGGGACGCGTTTCCGTCAATATGAAAGTTGCGGTGCAACAGACTGCGAACTTCTTGGATAAGGAGTCTGCAAGTGCTCTTAACCTCTCCCAGAGTCGATTCGGGCAGTCCGTAGAAATGGTCGAACAGCTTACCGGTCCATTCGGTCGCCTTGGCCGAGTTACCCGATTCGATGAAAAACAGCAGTTCGTCCATTCGTTCCCAGCTCAAGGCAGGGGTGACCGATTTCGTTCCGCAAAATACCGATATGGCTGAGTTGTCCTCTCCGATCCGCCCCCCGTTCAACGCCTCGACGGTTTCCTCGTAAGCTTCCGATAGTTGGATCAAGGAAGTCTTCGGGCCGCTTATGCCGAACTTCGGATTGTTGGAGGCATTCCCCGCGATCCGTTCCGCAACGGACTTAGCATATTCCAGAATACCCTCGCTCTCCCCAGACATGTAGAAAAGATAAAAAGACATATGATCGTTCTGCGCATGCGGGATATATACGTAATGATCCCCAGCCGATAATGAAGAGGAGTTAAGGATGTCCGTCGAGTAAATCGTCATAAGCAGGTAATGCTTGGCACCGGCAACCTCCCGCAGCTTGCTGGACCTTAACACCGGAGCTTTTTCTTTGTGATGGAGCCCCAGAATGAGATTGCCCAAGGACTGCAAATCCACGTCGTAGCTGATCTCCTGCTTCTCGTTTTCTTGATGCGCCAACTGCTGCAACGCGGATTGTTCGGCATCCAGGATGGAGATCGCTTTGGTTAAGGTATCCCGGATTTCGTCTCGGCTAAACGGCTTCAACAAATAACCGACCGCTTTGGCGGAGATCGCTTCCTTCATATATTCGAAATCGGAGTAGCCGCTGACGACGATCACTTTCTTGTCGGGATAATCCTTCTGCAACGTTTGGAGGAGCAGCTTTCCATCCATCTCCGGCATTCTCATGTC
Encoded proteins:
- a CDS encoding TetR/AcrR family transcriptional regulator; translated protein: MSEKIDRRKARTKQLLHEALIILIQEKGSDGVTVTDITNRADINRGTFYLHYRDVADMLEQWKEEAFEHIRSLVRQLDVMELREYAQRDEPYPKMVSIFEEIARNAPFFKTMFGPKGDPAYMTQYRELMISHIFGKMDYYKPTREGLLVPLDYLIAYISSANLGVVMHWIQTDFQQSPQEIGHILSRIFNHGPLASMGLK
- a CDS encoding DEAD/DEAH box helicase, with the translated sequence MDQVTDFAGLGVSEGRVAILKEMGIVTPTPVQEETIPIVKAGHDVISQAQTGTGKTLAFVLPMLDKIRTDVAQVQGLIVTPTRELAIQITAEIKKLLTREDGIKVLAVYGGQDVEAQLHKLKGDMHIIVATPGRLLDHLGRETIKLDGVKMLVLDEADQMLHMGFLKEVEDILRHTPYKKQAMLFSATMPASIREMAGRILRNPQHVTVKSERVTVKDIRQWVVETSDREKQATLVKLLEETQPYLSIIFCRTKRRANTLNVALQEMGYSSDELHGDLSQMKREQVMKRFRDARLQLLVATDVAARGLDVEGVTHVFNYDVPLDVESYIHRIGRTGRAGEKGLAITLISPKDRRELADIEDGIQMIMERRSEEGAPLGGGGLEGPRNSGGLGRAGSGGGRSRGSSAGAAKGRSIGGSKARGGDKAYGAAGGRGGDKRRGAAVAKPGMGNRSSTGEWVDRGQSRDAEKAGRSSRSTVSAAAAASASDEAIGFTFSDRGERGGASGGRGRVGGGAGRKPAGDRGGFGRSAGAGRAGGSDRAVGGRAGFGRSADERGTGRPSGAGGSSRRNSSERLAERAAENAKFDRNGESRGGGYGGGGRSGAGGFNTGGAKGGRKTEERGGSFGGGRSSGARSGSGFGGGGAKGGSFKGPKGPSGGGGRGGRGSSRGR
- a CDS encoding SPFH domain-containing protein: MAIVEVVKYDGPADVYAWKYPEQELGTWTQLIVHETQEAVLFKGGKALDLFGAGRHTLSTQNIPGLQTIVNLPFGGRSPFTAEVWYVNKINSLDVKWGTATPLQLQDPKYQIIVSVRSFGQFGLQIEDTRKFLLKLIGTIPVFDKDAMTRHFRGLLMMNIKELISSYLIFKKISILEINAYISEISKHIEERIGPVFLEYGIRILNFFMDSINIPDDDPATTRLKEALAKKAEMDILGYTYQQERTFDTLEGAARNEGSASAGVMGAGIGLGMGFGIGGVVGNQMSGLAGQLNMAPVAQVAAAYNKPCPKCQTLNRQESQFCASCGHHFLAAAAAAPSVTDVECNACGKSFPVGAKFCLHCGDPNNACAKCGADNAADAASCVKCGHAIGGNPCHNCGELVDPAGKFCMNCGTSMILKCGQCQHEIKPGQKFCLECGNKLIE
- a CDS encoding DUF1540 domain-containing protein; its protein translation is MAKDVLCEVNSCKHWAPGNACNASSIYVVNNRNKQASHSEETDCKTFESKI
- a CDS encoding ABC transporter substrate-binding protein, whose amino-acid sequence is MINKKRKLSTILASITVLATTVGLLSGCGSSDNNGETGKDGTKNVTLTMVVSGNKAADGQDFELDVLPKMVNEKFPNIKLEVQKLPDDQYNTSIKTKLAAGEAPDFFRVWPRMGSAASIIDLSKAGYLADLSDLPFMSNITDGAREDMSNDGKVYGIAKGIDMLGTYYNKDLFAQVGITEIPQDWESFLAASQKLKDAGITPIVMGDKDPWWIQFGAYQLAANTVYSADKDFDLKLQTGEKKFTDPTWVKAISMYKELYDKGYIAKNTLGLGGPQATQMFIDGKAAMIFDGTWDYPTLTAQGAASFERGFFPLPGNEKGQPVWQAVSTAAGWAVNAKTDHLEEVKQVLNYWFDSESDLFKEWVKLNPSISAFNGVPLNNDLYKESYELYQSSGNSSYFANQMWPNGVADTLQVKFGEIIGGRKTTPEDVASAMQAKFDELWKK
- a CDS encoding carbohydrate ABC transporter permease, whose protein sequence is MNSAVLKKTMYWFVVPALTMYLVFWIYPILRLFQYSFSDYNGFVQDFNYVGFDNFSQIFKDGVAGTSLTNTLIYTLVFVVFSNLIALGLAFLLNMKIRATGLYRTAAYVPTLFSAIVVGFIWSYVYMPDSGLIATVLSWFGFDGANLNLLGNYDSALYAITTVDIWKHIGTSTVIFLAGLQTVPVDLEEAGKIDGANAWKITRFIRLPLLATSITINLTLSVINGLKAFDYSFIMTNGGPGRATSTLLFEIFRMAFREQQYGKASALAVISFALIIVITSFFVLKLNKREVSA